One segment of Nyctibius grandis isolate bNycGra1 chromosome 11, bNycGra1.pri, whole genome shotgun sequence DNA contains the following:
- the PRIM1 gene encoding DNA primase small subunit, with translation MARFEPAALPELLPVFYRRLFPHGAYGRWLGYGGVVKNYFQLREFSFTLRDDVYVRFQSFDSPRELERELQRTSPYKIDIGAVYSHRPNQHNTVHLGAFQPQEKELVFDIDMTDYDDVRTCCSSADICSKCWTLMTIAVRVIDRALVEDLGVRHRLWVYSGRRGVHCWVCDDAVRKWSPALRAAAVEYLSLVKGGAETVKKVNLSEPVHPFIRQSVAVVEKYFEAYALVGQDILGSPESWNKVLALIPEDILPAVPLALCQVRGRVGTGGAGSVVSTISLDHRPQHREPLQGDFPRKRDSVQRWELLKGRMERTRRAAATGRGTACFADWEVMLQYCFPRLDINVSKGVGHLLKSPFSVHPKTGRISVPLDLQRLDQFDPFAVPTISSLCQELDAAGDDGEQEDGGETEPKRRARDYKKTSLAPYVRVFEQFVEEMERARGGELLRRSDLQGDF, from the exons aTGGCGCGGTTCGAGCCGGCGGCGCTGCCCGAGCTGCTCCCGGTCTTCTACCGGCGGCTCTTCCCACACGGCGCCTACGGCCGCTGGCTCGGCTACGGCGGCG TGGTGAAGAACTACTTCCAGCTGCGGGAATTCTCCTTCACGCTGCGGGACGACGTGTACGTGCGGTTCCAGTCCTTCGACAGCCCCCGCGAGCTGGAGCGGGAGCTGCAGAGGACCAGCCCCTACAAGATCGACATCGGCGCCGTCTACTCCCACCGC CCCAACCAGCACAACACGGTGCACCTGGGCGCCTTCCAGCCGCAGGAGAAGGAGCTGGTCTTCGACATCGACATGACGGACTACGACGACGTCCGCACGTGCTGCAG CTCGGCCGACATCTGCTCCAAGTGCTGGACCCTGATGACCATCGCCGTGCGCGTCATCGACCGCGCGCTCGTGG AGGACCTGGGCGTGAGGCATCGCCTGTGGGTGTACTCGGGCCGGAGGGGTGTCCACTGCTGGGTGTGCGACGACGCGGTGCGGAAGTGGTCCCCGGCGCTGCGGGCGGCTGCTGTGGAGTACCTGAGCCTGGTGAAG GGTGGAGCGGAGACAGTGAAGAAGGTGAACCTCTCCGAGCCCGTCCACCCCTTCATCAG GCAGTCGGTCGCCGTGGTGGAGAAGTACTTCGAGGCGTACGCGCTGGTGGGCCAGGACATCCTGGGCAGCCCCGAGAGCTGGAACAAGGTGCTGGCCCTCATCCCGGAGGATATCCTTCCCGCGGTGCCGTTGGCGCTGTGCCAGGTCAGAGGGAGGGTCGGCACGGGGGGAGCGGGGTCGGTGGTGTCCACGATCAGCCTTGACCACCGGCCACAGCACCGCGAGCCGCTGCAGGGCGACTTCCCCAGGAAGCGGGACTCGGTGCAGCgctgggagctgctgaaggGCAGGATGGAGCGGACGCGG CGGGCAGCAGCGACCGGGAGGGGCACAGCGTGCTTCGCCGACTGGGAGGTGATGCTGCAGTACTGCTTCCCCCGCCTCGACATCAACGTCAGCAAAGGCGTCGGGCACCTGCTGAAGAGCCCCTTCAGCGTCCACCCCAAAACCG GGCGCATTTCGGTGCCGCTGGATCTGCAGAGACTGGACCAGTTCGACCCGTTCGCTGTCCCCACCATCAG CTCCCTGTGCCAGGAGCTGGACGCAGCTGGCGAcgatggggagcaggaggacGGCGGGGAGACGGAGCCGAAGCGCCGTGCGCGGG ACTACAAGAAGACGAGCCTGGCGCCCTACGTGCGGGTCTTCGAGCAGTTCGTGGAGGAGATGGAGCGTGCCCGGGGGGGAGAGCTGCTCCGGAGGAGCG ACCTGCAGGGAGACTTCTGA
- the GPR182 gene encoding G-protein coupled receptor 182, whose product MCCPPLPAATAGPGWGPAPKTSGATAAGSREGDGGGDLPGEPRSIPRPARLPHRHLPGASPCPSPAPRQNQTGAKRRGWKPSQMSPALGCLRMSDHDGHFLLGSSQQAHPEVRAAAAPLSRGARAAEPRGSPRAPADPPCSPAVAPRMAETTTAPTETHTLLNEYGDYHNWSELFHLLNYTYSFCEFSLDENVKRVILFILYLVIFVVGLVENLLVIWVNWQTRGNKSLVNLYIINMAVADLGVLLSLPIWMLEVMLDYTWLWGSFLCRFTHYFYFANMYASIFFLTCLSVDRYVSLTSSSLFWRQHQHRARRIVCACSWVLAAAIPFLEVAHMQLVNTGEPICIFMAPFETYDEWALAVSLATTTVGFLIPFPIIAVFNILTARFIKRTKPESRKHCLLIYAYIVVFLISWLPFHIMLTLLTLDGNHIILHCTFAHFLYFFYDIIDCFTLLHCVINPILYNFLSKNFRSKLISAVVKYIPKDQGSQKGAADSSSTTQHSIVITKDNNPPN is encoded by the exons ATGTGCTGTccccccctgcccgcagccaCAGCGGGACCCGGGTGGGGTCCAGCCCCCAAGACCAGTGGGGCCACAGCAGCCGGGTCCCGCGAGGGTGACGGTGGAGGGGACCTGCCCGGTGAGCCCCGCTCCATCCCCAGGCCCGCGCGGCTTCCGCACCGACACCTGCCCGGGGCCTCCCCGTGCccgtccccagccccgcggcAAAATCAAACGGGAGCCAAGCGCCGAGGCTGGAAACCGAGTCAGATGTCACCCGCGCTGGGCTGTCTCAGGATGTCGGACCACGACGGTCATTTCCTGCTGGGCAGCAGCCAACAAGCCCACCCCGAGGTCCGCGCCGCCGCGGCTCCGCTCTCCAGAGGCGCACGAGCCGCCGAGCCGAGAGGATCGCCGCGGGCCCCAGCAGACCCTCCGTGCAGCCCTGCCGTCG CCCCCAGGATGGCCGAGACGACCACTGCCCCCACCGAGACACACACTCTCCTGAACGAGTACGGGGACTACCACAACTGGTCCGAGCTGTTCCACCTCCTGAACTACACCTACAGCTTCTGCGAGTTCAGCCTCGATGAGAACGTCAAGCGGGTGATCCTCTTCATCCTTTACCTGGTCATCTTCGTGGTGGGCTTGGTGGAGAACCTCCTTGTCATCTGGGTCAACTGGCAGACACGGGGCAACAAGAGCTTGGTCAACCTCTACATCATCAACATGGCCGTTGCCGACCTCGGCGTGCTGCTCTCGCTGCCCATCTGGATGCTGGAGGTGATGCTGGATTACACCTGGCTCTGGGGCAGCTTCCTCTGCCGCTTCACGCACTACTTCTACTTTGCCAACATGTACGCCAGCATCTTCTTCCTCACCTGCCTCAGCGTGGATCGCTACGTGTCCCTGACCAGCTCCTCCCTCTTCTGGCGCCAGCACCAGCACCGCGCGCGCCGCATCGTCTGCGCCTGCAGCTGGGTCTTGGCAGCGGCGATCCCGTTCCTGGAGGTTGCTCACATGCAGCTGGTCAACACCGGAGAGCCCATCTGCATCTTCATGGCCCCCTTCGAGACCTACGACGAGTGGGCGCTGGCGGTCAGCTTGGCCACCACCACCGTCGGGTTCCtcatccccttccccatcaTCGCCGTTTTCAACATCCTGACGGCCAGGTTCATCAAGCGCACCAAGCCGGAGAGCAGGAAGCACTGTCTGCTCATCTACGCCTACATCGTCGTGTTCCTCATCAGCTGGCTGCCCTTCCACATCATGCTCACGCTGCTCACCCTCGACGGCAACCACATCATCCTCCACTGCACCTTCGCCCACTTCCTCTACTTCTTCTACGACATCATAGACTGCTTCACCCTGCTCCACTGCGTCATCAACCCGATCCTCTACAACTTCCTCAGCAAAAACTTCCGCAGCAAGCTCATCTCTGCCGTGGTCAAGTACATCCCCAAAGACCAAGGCAGCCAGAAGGGCGCAGCCGACTCCTCCTCCACCACGCAGCACTCCATAGTCATCACAAAGGACAACAACCCTCCCAACTAG
- the LOC137668535 gene encoding retinol dehydrogenase 16-like, which yields MWLYLVAVLAGLFLLRRWHRERQTVPGLSEKYVLITGCDSGFGNLLARQLEARGLRVLAACLTETGAARLRAAASPRLQTVLLDVTSSRSIAAATAWVRECVGDRGLWGLVNNAGIAIPTAPNEWLTKDDFVKVLDVNLVGLIEVTLSLLPLVRQARGRVVNVASVMGRLSFFGGGYCISKFGVEAFSDSLRIEMRDFGVKVSVIEPGYFKTLISNAENLESNYLSIWEKLPEETRESYGENYLKESLVMVRKMQKRCSSNLTLVTDCMEHALTSRFPRTRYSAGWDAKLLYLPLSYLPSALTDVVCTWSYPKPAQKASGRDAA from the exons ATGTGGCTGTACCTGGTGGCGGTACTGGCGGGGCTGTTCCTGCTGCGGCGCTGGCACCGGGAGCGGCAGACGGTGCCGGGGCTCTCGGAGAAGTACGTGCTGATCACGGGCTGCGACAGCGGCTTCGGGAACCTGCTGGCGCGGCAGCTGGaggcgcgggggctgcgggtgctGGCCGCCTGCCTCACCGAAACGGGGGCCGCGCGGCTGCGGGCGGCCGCCTCGCCGCGGCTGCAGACCGTCCTCCTGGACGTCACCTCCAGCCGGAGCatcgccgccgccaccgcctgGGTCCGGGAGTGTGTGGGTGACCGAG ggctctgGGGGCTGGTGAACAACGCGGGGATCGCCATCCCCACCGCCCCCAACGAGTGGCTGACCAAGGACGACTTCGTCAAGGTGCTGGACGTCAACCTGGTCGGCCTCATCGAGGTGACGCTGAGCCTCCTGCCCCTGGTGCGGCAGGCGCGGGGCCGGGTGGTCAACGTGGCCAGCGTGATGGGCCGCCTCTCCTTCTTCGGCGGGGGGTACTGCATCTCCAAGTTCGGCGTGGAGGCCTTCTCCGACAGCCTCCG GATTGAGATGCGCGACTTCGGGGTGAAGGTCAGCGTGATCGAGCCAGGCTACTTCAAGACACTGATCAGCAATGCCGAGAACCTGGAGAGTAATTATCTTTCCATCTGGGAGAAGCTCCCGGAGGAAACCAGAGAGAGTTACGGGGAGAATTACTTGAAGGAGT CTTTGGTGATGGTGAGGAAGATGCAGAAGAGATGCAGCTCCAACCTGACGCTGGTCACGGACTGCATGGAGCACGCGCTGACCAGCCGCTTCCCGCGCACCCGCTACTCCGCCGGCTGGGACGCCAAGCTGCTCTACCTCCCCCTCAGCTACCTGCCCTCAGCCCTCACCGACGTCGTGTGCACCTGGTCCTACCCCAAACCTGCCCAGAAAGCCTCAGGCAGGGACGCGGCGTAG
- the TAC3 gene encoding tachykinin-3, which translates to MRSRPALAALLVLALPLALARRPPAAAPPGPAPRAQGMPVTEPLPWGARGRPGAAYAAVLQLLREEDAGPPAPAAPQKRDMHDFFVGLMGKRAAEPGRPAGRGSDGPSSRCSPGPTAAGGAPLRAAGRAAGAGAVAGAVPAPPGLLRAAGGAAARPARGRAEGGYGGYGGYGGYGSYGGDGADGGRVRVFV; encoded by the exons ATGCGGAGCCGCCCGGCGCTGGCCGCGCTGCTCGTCCTGGCGCTGCCGCTCGCcctcgcccgccgcccccccgccgccgccccgccgggccccgcgccccgcgcACAG GGGATGCCCGTCACGGAGCCGCTGCCCTGGGGagcccgcggccgccccggggccgcctACGCCGccgtgctgcagctgctgcggGAGGAGGACGCCG gtccccccgcgcccgccgctccGCAGAAGC GGGATATGCACGACTTCTTCGTGGGGCTCATGGGGAAGCGGGCGGCGGAGCccgggcggccggcggggcgggggagcgACGGCCCGTCCTCCCGGTGCTCCCCGGGGCCAACCGCGGCCGGCGGGGCCCCGCTGCGGGCGGC AGGAAGggctgccggtgccggtgccgttGCCGGTGCCGTGCCCGCCCCGCCTGGGCTCCTCCGGGCCGCGGGGGGCGCTGCGGCGCGGCCGGCGCGCGGGCGGGCGGAAGGCGGTTACGGCGGTTACGGCGGTTACGGCGGTTACGGCAGTTACGGCGGCGACGGGGCGGACGGAGGGCGGGTCCGCGTCTTTGTGTGA
- the ZBTB39 gene encoding zinc finger and BTB domain-containing protein 39: MGMRIKLHSTNHPNNLLKELNKCRLSETMCDVTIRVGTRSFAAHKAVLACAAGYFQNLFLNTGPDAARTYVVDFITPANFEKILSFVYTSELFTDLINVGVIYEVAERLGMEDLLKACHSTFPELESAAITKQPSLAVSEGRSRPLSSISSEQSHSLGEIRSGAEHFGPERSSILHGEAAGGYKEDDRNTVSEASQTPPLMRPQQPPSAEQESDQEQFAPAVSVVTQPGLGSVSIVVQTTPSSCQQYKVQSNGDDKGGFFTADPSLDVSTESNCCPSNSDHSKEQGFGQIDELQLQDLGEDELYFEDASEELGPSEEVIELSDDSEEELAFENDSRDSKAMPCQVCKKVLEPNIQLIRQHARDHVDLLTGNCKVCETHFQDRNSRVTHVLSHIGIFLFSCDMCETKFFTQWQLTLHRQEGVFDNNIIVHPSDPLPGKVAVSGGGPGAELACAACGKPLAKDFHTVRSHILDHVNLKSQTCSVCDQRHLSLCSLMWHTLSHLGISVFSCSVCANSFVDRHLLEKHLAVHQNVEEALFRCHFCGQSFKLEAAYRYHVSQHECGGSLDSRPGFGDRLHQQGPQKRKLPEEFLSEDLALQNQPGNSKYSCKVCGKRFAHTSEFNYHRRIHTGEKPYQCKVCHKFFRGRSTIKCHLRTHSGALMYRCTVCGHYSSTLNLMSKHMGVHKGSLPPDFTIEQTFMYIIHSKDAEKNADS; the protein is encoded by the coding sequence ATGGGCATGAGGATCAAGTTGCACAGCACCAATCACCCCAACAACCTGCTGAAGGAACTCAACAAGTGCAGGCTCTCCGAGACCATGTGCGATGTCACCATTAGGGTGGGCACCCGCTCCTTTGCTGCACACAAGGCTGTTCTGGCCTGCGCCGCAGGCTACTTCCAGAACCTCTTTCTGAACACGGGGCCGGATGCTGCGAGGACCTACGTAGTGGATTTCATCACGCCGGCCAACTTCGAGAAGATCCTCAGCTTTGTGTACACCTCGGAGCTCTTCACAGACCTCATCAACGTGGGCGTCATTTACGAGGTGGCGGAGCGGCTGGGCATGGAGGATCTGCTGAAGGCCTGCCATTCGACCTTCCCTGAGTTGGAGAGCGCGGCCATCACGAAGCAACCCTCCCTGGCCGTGAGCGAAGGCCGCTCGCGTCCTCTGAGCAGCATCTCCTCGGAGCAGAGCCATTCTTTGGGTGAGATCCGGAGTGGCGCGGAACATTTCGGCCCTGAACGGAGTTCAATCTTGCACGGGGAGGCGGCAGGCGGCTACAAAGAGGATGACAGGAATACCGTGAGCGAAGCCAGCCAGACTCCGCCCCTGATGCGCCCGCAGCAGCCTCCCAGTGCAGAACAGGAGTCGGACCAAGAGCAGTTCGCTCCTGCCGTGAGTGTGGTGACCCAGCCCGGCCTGGGCTCTGTGAGCATCGTTGTCCAAACCACTCCAAGCTCCTGCCAGCAGTATAAGGTCCAGAGCAACGGCGACGACAAAGGGGGCTTCTTTACCGCTGATCCTTCCCTGGACGTCTCCACAGAGAGCAACTGCTGTCCCAGCAACAGTGACCACTCCAAAGAGCAAGGTTTTGGGCAGATAGATGAGCTTCAGCTGCAGGATTTGGGCGAGGACGAACTGTACTTTGAAGATGCCAGCGAAGAGCTGGGCCCATCAGAAGAAGTCATTGAGCTGAGTGACGACAGCGAAGAGGAGCTGGCCTTTGAGAACGACAGCCGGGACAGCAAGGCCATGCCCTGCCAGGTGTGCAAGAAGGTCCTGGAGCCCAACATCCAGCTGATCCGTCAGCACGCGAGGGATCACGTCGATCTGCTCACCGGGAACTGCAAGGTCTGTGAAACCCACTTCCAGGACCGGAACTCCAGGGTCACTCATGTTTTGTCCCACATCGgcatctttctcttctcctgtgACATGTGCGAGACCAAGTTCTTCACCCAGTGGCAGCTGACCCTCCACCGGCAAGAAGGGGTCTTCGACAACAACATCATTGTCCACCCCAGCGACCCGCTGCCGGGGAAGGTCGCCGTGTCTGGGGGAGGGCCTGGCGCAGAGCTGGCGTGCGCTGCCTGCGGGAAGCCCTTGGCCAAAGATTTCCACACCGTGCGCAGCCACATCCTGGACCACGTGAACTTGAAAAGCCAGACGTGCAGCGTGTGCGACCAGAGGCACCTCAGTCTCTGCAGCCTCATGTGGCACACCCTGTCTCACCTGGGTATCTCGGTCTTctcctgctctgtgtgtgcCAACAGCTTCGTGGACCGGCACCTCCTGGAGAAGCACTTGGCCGTTCACCAGAACGTGGAGGAGGCTCTTTTCCGGTGCCACTTCTGCGGCCAGAGCTTCAAGCTGGAGGCGGCGTATCGTTACCACGTCAGCCAGCACGAGTGTGGCGGCAGCCTGGACAGCCGGCCTGGCTTCGGAGACCGTCTCCACCAGCAGGGCCCGCAGAAGAGGAAGCTGCCGGAGGAGTTCCTGAGCGAAGACTTGGCGCTGCAGAACCAGCCAGGCAACAGCAAGTACAGCTGCAAGGTCTGCGGGAAGCGGTTTGCCCACACCAGCGAGTTCAACTACCACCGGAGGATCCACACCGGAGAGAAGCCCTACCAGTGCAAGGTGTGCCACAAGTTCTTCCGCGGCCGCTCCACCATCAAGTGCCACCTGCGGACGCACTCGGGAGCCCTCATGTACCGCTGCACCGTGTGCGGGCACTACAGCTCCACACTCAACCTCATGAGCAAGCACATGGGCGTGCACAAAGGCAGCCTCCCCCCAGACTTCACCATCGAGCAGACTTTCATGTACATCATCCATTCCAAAGACGCGGAGAAAAACGCGGACAGCTGA